One Erinaceus europaeus chromosome 5, mEriEur2.1, whole genome shotgun sequence genomic window carries:
- the CCNB1 gene encoding G2/mitotic-specific cyclin-B1: MALRVTRNTKIAAENKAKISMAGAKRVPVGAVAASKVGLRPRMALGDIGNKVSEQPQAKMPLKKETKALAVGRGIAKKLPKPVEKEPMPLERESKPELEPEPPREEKLSPEPILVDTPSASPMETSGCAPAEEDLCQAFSDVILAVSDVDAEDGADPNLCSEYVKDIYVYLRQLEEEQAVKPKYLLGREVTGNMRAILIDWLVQVQMKFRLLQETMYMTVSIIDRFMQNNCVPKKMLQLVGVTAMFVASKYEEMYPPEIGDFAFVTDNTYTKHQIRQMEMKILRALNFGLGRPLPLHFLRRASKIGEVDVEQHTLAKYLMELTMLDYDMVHFPPSQIAAGAFCLALKILNNGEWTPTLQHYLSYTEDSLLLVMQHLAKNIVMVNRGLTKHMTIKNKYATSKHAKISTLAQLNSALVQDLAKAVAKFNL, translated from the exons CCGAGAATGGCCCTCGGAGACATAGGCAACAAAGTCAGCGAGCAGCCACAGGCCAAAATGCCTCTGAAAAAG GAAACAAAAGCTTTAGCTGTTGGCAGAGGAATCGCTAAAAAACTACCAAAACCTGTGGAAAAGGAACCCATGCCTTTGGAGCGAGAGTCCAAACCTGAGCTAGAACCTGAGCCCCCGAGAGAAGAAAAGCTCTCACCCGAGCCTATTTTG GTGGATACTCCCTCTGCAAGTCCAATGGAGACATCTGGGTGTGCTCCAGCAGAAGAAGATCTGTGCCAAGCTTTCTCTGATGTAATTCTTGCTGTGAGTGAtgtggatgcagaagatggagctGACCCAAACCTCTGTAGTGAATATGTGAAAGATATCTATGTTTATCTGAGACAACTTGAG GAAGAACAAGCAGTTAAGCCAAAATACCTACTGGGTCGAGAAGTCACGGGAAACATGAGAGCCATCTTAATTGACTGGCTAGTGCAGGTTCAAATGAAATTCAGGTTGCTGCAGGAGACTATGTATATGACTGTTTCTATTATTGATCGGTTCATGCAG AACAATTGTGTGCCCAAGAAGATGCTGCAGCTGGTTGGTGTTACTGCTATGTTTGTTGCAAGCAAATATGAAGAAATGTACCCTCCAGAAATTGGCGACTTTGCCTTTGTGACTGATAATACCTATACTAAGCACCAAATCAGACAGATGGAAATGAAGATTCTAAGAGCTTTAAATTTTGGTTTGGGTCGCCCTCTGCCTCTGCACTTCCTTCGTAGAGCATCTAAGATTGGAGAG gttgaTGTTGAACAACATACACTGGCCAAATACCTAATGGAATTGACTATGCTGGATTATGATATGGTGCACTTTCCTCCTTCTCAGATTGCTGCAGGAGCTTTTTGCTTAGCACTGAAAATTCTCAATAATGGTGAATGG ACACCAACTCTACAGCACTACCTGTCCTACACGGAGGACTCCCTCCTCCTTGTTATGCAGCATCTGGCTAAGAATATAGTCATGGTGAATCGTGGACTTACAAAGCACATG ACTATTAAGAACAAGTATGCCACATCAAAGCATGCTAAGATCAGCACTCTGGCACAACTGAATTCTGCGTTGGTTCAAGATTTGGCAAAAGCTGTGGCAAAGTTTAACTTATGA